One window from the genome of Candidatus Methanomethylicota archaeon encodes:
- a CDS encoding 50S ribosomal protein L30, translating into MSKPIAVIRIRGTVGVPKEDEDTLKMLRLNKPNHMRILKPNPSIIGMIKKVEKYVTWGEIDLETLEMVLRKRGRLTGNRKLTDEYVKEKLGLNGIRELAEKIFNGEIDINDLKDFKPIFRLTPPSGGFKKSVKAFYSSNGELGYRGGEINKLIVRML; encoded by the coding sequence ATGAGCAAACCCATAGCAGTAATAAGAATTAGGGGAACAGTTGGAGTGCCAAAAGAGGATGAAGATACGCTAAAAATGCTTAGATTAAATAAACCAAATCACATGAGAATATTAAAGCCAAATCCAAGCATAATTGGAATGATAAAGAAAGTTGAAAAGTATGTAACATGGGGAGAAATAGATTTGGAAACCTTAGAAATGGTCTTGAGGAAGAGGGGGAGACTCACTGGAAATAGGAAATTAACAGATGAATACGTGAAGGAAAAGCTTGGATTAAATGGTATAAGGGAACTTGCAGAGAAAATATTTAATGGGGAAATAGATATAAACGATCTAAAGGATTTTAAACCAATATTCAGATTAACACCCCCAAGTGGTGGATTTAAGAAATCAGTAAAAGCATTCTATTCATCAAATGGGGAACTTGGATATAGAGGTGGGGAAATAAACAAACTAATAGTTAGAATGTTGTAG